AAGTCGACATCGGCAGACGGCAACTCCACGTCCAGCGTCGATGTCACCTTGAGCGGCACCGCCAAGACCGCCGATGACCTGGCAGCCGAGCTGAACAAGGACGCGGGTTTCTCGGCCAAGTTCACCGCCACGGCCGTCAAGGATTCGAATGGTTTGGGCACCGGCATTGTCGTCAAGGCAAACGACGGCAGCACGGTTGATGGCGGAACCGCGACGGGCGGGCTCGCCGCAGGTGTTGTCGGCGCAGCGGTGGCCGGGCTGGACTTCGGCAGCCACGACGGCGCACAGGCCGCCATCACCGCCATCGACATCCAAATCAAGGCAGTCTCTGCCGTCCGCGCCGACATCGGTGCCGTGCAGAACCGCTTCGAGTCAGCGATCAACAGCCTCAACGTTGGCAAGGAAAACCTGACGGCGGCCTCCTCGCGCATCACGGACGTGGACATGGCTTCGGAGATGGTGAGCTTCACCCGCTCCAACATCCTCTCCCAGGCAGGCACGGCCATGCTGGCACAGGCCAACCAGAGCAACCAGGGCGTCCTGAAACTCCTCGGCTAAACCACGCAGTAAATCCGGGGCACCGACTCCGGACGCCGTGGTGGCCGTGCATTTGCACGGCCGCCGCGGCACCGCCAGCAACAACGGGGACAAGAAATTGGCCCCACCCGCACCACAGGTATTCGCGCACTGCCGGAAGGAACCGCCTCATGGGCATGGGCATCGACGGGCTGGTCTCCGGCCTCGACACGACCTCCATCATCAACGCGCTCATCGCGGCCGAAGCAGGCCCGCAGACGCTGATGAAGACCAAGGTAACCACCGACACCGCACTTCAAACGGCCATGCAGGCGCTGAACACCAAGTTTGCCGCCCTCACCACGCAGGCCGCGGGCATCGCCGCGACCGGCGGCCTCGATTTCTACCAGGCTTCCTCCAGCTCCAGTGCCGTCACCGTGAGCGTCTCCTCCTCGGCACGCAACACGGCCCTGGACCTCACGGTGGACAAGTTGGCCGCCTCCCACTCCGTGGTCAGCGCCCCCCTCACCGAGGCTCCCGGCACCACCATGAGCTTTGTGAGGCCGGATGGCACCTCCACCGAGGTGACGGCGGCCGGCACCAGTCTCGACGACATGGCCTACGCGATTAACAAATCCGACGCCGGCATCTCCGCCGTCAAAGTCGCAGCCGGCACGGACGCCAACGGCGCTGCCGTGTACCGGCTCCAGCTCACGTCCACGGACACCGGCGCGGCCCACCAGTTCACCGCCGTGTTTGGCAGCAAGGCAGAGTACGACGCCGGCACGGCGCCTGCGCTCCTAGCCGCCCCCGGAGCTGCCACGTTGCGCACCGGCCAGGATGCCCAGGTCACACTGTGGGCCGGCACCGCCGCTGCCACGTCGATCACGAGCGCGAGCAACAGCTTCGCCGAACTCGCCCCCGGCGTGAACGTCACCGTCAACCAGGTCACCACGGATCCGGCCACGGTCACCGTCACG
This genomic stretch from Arthrobacter dokdonellae harbors:
- the fliD gene encoding flagellar filament capping protein FliD, whose protein sequence is MGMGIDGLVSGLDTTSIINALIAAEAGPQTLMKTKVTTDTALQTAMQALNTKFAALTTQAAGIAATGGLDFYQASSSSSAVTVSVSSSARNTALDLTVDKLAASHSVVSAPLTEAPGTTMSFVRPDGTSTEVTAAGTSLDDMAYAINKSDAGISAVKVAAGTDANGAAVYRLQLTSTDTGAAHQFTAVFGSKAEYDAGTAPALLAAPGAATLRTGQDAQVTLWAGTAAATSITSASNSFAELAPGVNVTVNQVTTDPATVTVTRDAAKVTSTAKDLVSNVNIVIGSIFTQAAVTTTGTGAAAAVTGGLFTADSTTGAAKNALFNAVTAPIDGNSPATIGINSTKNGDFSFDADAFAAAYAKDPAGVEKTLQTIADRVATAAKSVSDPIDGTLSQRINGQQTVIDDLNSQIVDWDSRLATRRASLQAVYTNLEVQLGKMQSQQSWLTSQISSFDAGSSQKK